A single region of the Gadus morhua chromosome 5, gadMor3.0, whole genome shotgun sequence genome encodes:
- the dorip1 gene encoding dopamine receptor-interacting protein 1, whose protein sequence is MESKFCVLNDPEDLQTLITNTENRLQFERSKTLFEEIRASINNNDEEDRSFWRPVLPWGGVYTIRAGRKAISCTPLYVKIYLKNTCTIDGFLMILYVILRDNQGFPRELGVFLGKQFVEHFLTLMDSCDYTTVKMLWIWYRMSKKQYRSAVCQAALEIDLFGNEHDNFTENLENLMSTMQESLCTSWSCRTRFQELLKRTVIINPPHELPPRDPIQSAVDEFFCPKILLCTELGCDGLREFSHRVFCHGAPPFVILNMQQWKAEELSYVPYHLALSQHRYSLEGATLFNKEEHHYSAAFQIDGYWMHYDGLRSDNLILLHKPPELLLLSSLVYTRASEK, encoded by the exons ATGGAGAGTAAATTCTGTGTTTTAAACGACCCCGAAGACCTGCAAACGTTAATTACAAACACTGAAAATAGGCTACAATTTGAAAG GTCTAAGACGTTGTTTGAGGAGATTCGGGCGTCCATCAATAATAACGATGAAGAGGACCGCTCCTTCTGGAGGCCAGTGCTTCCTTGGGGTGGCGTCTACACCATCCGGGCAGGACGGAAGGCTATATCCTGTACCCCACTGTATGTCAAGATATACTTAAAGAACACCTGCACCATCGACGGATTCCTCATGATACTCTATGTCATTCTGCGGGACAATCAGGGATTCCCCAGGGAGCTAGGTGTCTTCCTGGGCAAGCAGTTTGTGGAGCATTTTCTCACACTGATGGACTCGTGTGACTACACCACGGTTAAGATGTTGTGGATCTGGTATAGGATGTCTAAGAAACAGTATCGATCTGCAGTTTGCCAAGCAGCTCTGGAGATTGACTTGTTTGGCAATGAGCATGATAACTTTACCGAAAACCTGGAGAACCTGATGTCCACGATGCAGGAGAGCCTGTGCACGAGCTGGAGCTGTCGGACCCGCTTCCAGGAGCTCCTCAAGAGGACGGTCATCATCAA CCCCCCTCATGAACTGCCTCCCAGGGATCCCATTCAGTCCGCCGTCGATGAGTTCTTCTGCCCCAAAATCCTCCTCTGCACCGAACTCGG GTGTGACGGGCTGCGGGAGTTCTCTCACCGGGTCTTCTGCCACGGGGCGCCACCCTTCGTCATCCTCAACATGCAGCAGTGGAAGGCGGAGGAGCTCTCCTACGTTCCCTACCACTTGGCTCTGTCCCAGCACAG GTACTCACTGGAGGGCGCCACACTCTTCAACAAGGAGGAGCACCACTACTCGGCCGCCTTCCAGATCGACGGCTACTGGATGCACTACGACGGGCTGAGGAGCGACAACCTCATCCTGTTGCACAAGCCCcccgagctgctgctgctctcctctctcgtctACACCCGGGCGTCTGAGAAGTga
- the mthfd1b gene encoding C-1-tetrahydrofolate synthase, cytoplasmic, translating to MPAQIISGKEVSAQVRARLKKEVEEMKAQDPNFSPGLVILQVGDRDDSNLYISMKIKAAAEIGINATHMRLPKTATENEVLERIREVNENSSIHGLIVQLPLDSVNKMDTEKVTNAVAPEKDVDGLTSINAGKLARGDLGDCFLPCTPNGCMELIKRTGVSIAGKKAVVVGRSKIVGAPMHDLLLWSHATVTICHSRTANLSEEVSKADILVVGIGKAEMVKGDWIKKGAVVIDCGINHVPDESKPSGKRVVGDVDYTSAKEQAGFITPVPGGVGPMTVAMLMANTVLGAKRFLDSHQPGKWSISYTELNLQKPVPSDIVISRSCVPKPIDCMAREVGLLSDEVELYGKTKAKVQLSIMKRLQAQPDGKYVVVTGITPTPLGEGKSTTTIGLVQALGAHLKLNVFACVRQPSQGPTFGIKGGAAGGGYSQVIPMEEFNLHLTGDIHAITAANNLVAAAIDARIFHENTQTDKALYNRLVPINGGQRQFSPIQINRLKKLGIEKTDPNTLTDEEVTRFARLDMNPEAVTWQRVLDTNDRFLRKITIGQSPTEKGFTREAQFDITVASEIMAVLALTSSLADMRQRLANMVVATSKSGQPITTEDLGVSGALAVLMRDAIKPNLMQTLEGTPVFVHAGPFANIAHGNSSILADKIALKLVGPEGFVVTEAGFGADIGMEKFFNIKCRYSGLRPHVVVLVATVRALKMHGGGPKVTAGMPLPKEYVEENLELLETGCGNMKKQIENARLFGVPVVVAVNAFKTDTQAELELICSVAKAAGAFDAVRCSHWAEGGAGAVALGQAVQRASESPSDFKFLYDVELPIADKIRIIAQKIYGADDIELLPEAQRKVELYTKQGFGNLPICMAKTHLSLSHDADKKGVPTGFVVPVRDIKASVGAGFLFPLVGTMPTIPGLPTRPCFYDIDLDPETEQVNGLF from the exons atgccagcccAAATCATCAGCGGCAAAGAGGTTTCCGC GCAGGTGCGGGCGCGCCTCAAGAAAGAAGTGGAAGAGATGAAGGCTCAGGACCCCAACTTCAGCCCCGGTCTGGTCATCTTACAG GTGGGCGACAGAGACGATTCAAATCTCTACATCAGCATGAAGATCAAGGCAGCAGCCGAG ATTGGAATAAACGCCACACACATGAGACTCCCCAAGACAGCGACAGAGAATGAG GTTCTCGAGCGTATCCGAGAGGTGAACGAGAACTCCTCCATCCACGGCCTCATCGTCCAGCTGCCTCTTGACTCAGTCAACAAGATGGACACCGAGAAGGTGACCAACGCCGTGGCCCCGGAGAAGGACGTAGACgg GCTGACGAGTATCAACGCCGGGAAGCTTGCTCGAGGAGACCTGGGTGACTGCTTCCTGCCCTGCACCCCAAACGGCTGCATGGAGCTCATCAAACGGACAG GCGTATCCATCGCAGGCAAGAAGGCCGTCGTGGTTGGCCGTAGCAAGATCGTGGGAGCGCCCATGCACGACCTGCTGCTGTGGAGCCACGCCACTGTCACCATCTGTCACTCAAGGACAGCCAATCTGTCAGAGGAG GTCAGCAAAGCAGACATCCTGGTGGTGGGCATTGGAAAAGCAGAGATGGTGAAGGGAGATTGGATAAAGAAGGGTGCTGTGGTCATTGACTGCGGCATCAATCATGTTCCAG ATGAGAGCAAGCCTAGTGGAAAGCGAGTGGTGGGGGACGTCGACTACACATCAGCCAAAGAACAGGCAGGCTTCATCACCCCAGTGCCTGGGGGCGTCGGACCGATGACGGTGGCTATGCTCATGGCG AATACCGTGCTGGGTGCCAAGCGTTTCCTGGACAGCCATCAACCCGGCAAGTGGAGCATCTCCTACACCGAGCTCAACCTCCAGAAGCCCGTTCCCAG CGACATTGTGATCTCCCGATCGTGCGTGCCGAAGCCCATCGACTGCATGGCCCGGGAGGTGGGCCTGCTGTCGGACGAGGTGGAGCTCTACGGCAAGACCAAAGCCAAGGTCCAGCTGAGCATCATGAAGCGCCTGCAGGCACAGCCCGACGGGAAATACGTGGTGGTCACTGG catcacccccacccccctgggggagggaaagagcaccaccaccatcggcCTGGTCCAGGCCCTCGGAGCCCACCTCAAGCTCAACGTCTTCGCCTGCGTCCGCCAGCCGTCCCAGGGGCCCACCTTCGGCATTAAAG GTGGCGCCGCAGGTGGGGGCTACTCCCAGGTCATTCCCATGGAGGAG TTCAACCTCCATCTCACCGGGGACATCCACGCCATCACCGCCGCCAACAACCTGGTGGCCGCAGCCATCGACGCCCGCATCTTCCACGAGAACACGCAGACGGACAAG GCTCTGTACAACCGCTTGGTTCCAATCAACGGAGGCCAGAGACAGTTCTCCCCCATCCAGATCAACAGATTAAAG AAACTGGGGATCGAGAAGACGGACCCCAACACCCTGACGGACGAGGAGGTCACTCGCTTCGCCCGCCTGGACATGAACCCGGAGGCTGTGACCTGGCAGAGAG TTCTGGACACCAACGACCGGTTCCTGAGGAAGATCACGATTGGCCAGTCGCCCACTGAGAAGGGATTCACCAGAGAG GCCCAGTTCGACATCACCGTGGCCAGTGAGATCATGGCGGTGCTGGCCCTGACCAGCAGCCTGGCGGACATGCGCCAACGCCTGGCCAACATGGTGGTGGCCACCAGCAAGAGCgggcagccaatcacaaccgaGGACCTG gGCGTGAGCGGTGCCCTGGCCGTTCTCATGAGGGACGCCATCAAGCCCAACCTAATGCAGACGCTGGAG GGGACTCCTGTCTTCGTCCATGCCGGCCCCTTTGCCAACATCGCCCACGGCAACTCCTCCATCCTGGCTGACAAGATAGCGCTGAAGCTGGTTGGGCCTGAGGGATTCGTAG TGACGGAGGCCGGGTTCGGGGCCGACATCGGCATGGAGAAGTTCTTCAACATCAAGTGCCGCTACTCGGGCCTGCGGCCCCACGTGGTGGTTCTGGTCGCCACCGTCCGGGCGCTGAAGATGCACGGCGGGGGTCCTAAG GTCACTGCTGGCATGCCTTTACCCAAGGAGTATGTGGAAGAG aacctggagctgctggagacgGGCTGTGGTAACATGAAGAAGCAGATTGAGAACGCCAGACTCTTTGGGGTTCCCGTGGTAGTCGCCGTCAACGCTTTCAA gacgGACACCCAGGCGGAGCTGGAGCTGATCTGCAGCGTGGCCAAGGCGGCGGGCGCCTTCGACGCCGTCCGCTGCTCCCACTGGGCGGAGGGCGGGGCCGGCGCCGTGGCCCTCGGGCAGGCTGTCCAGAGGGCCTCGGAGTCTCCCAGTGACTTCAAGTTCCTCTACGATGTCGAG CTCCCCATCGCCGACAAGATCCGAATCATCGCCCAGAAGATCTACGGCGCGGACGACATCGAGCTCCTGCCTGAGGCCCAACGCAAGGTGGAGCTCTACACCAAGCAG GGCTTTGGCAACCTGCCAATCTGCATGGCAAAGACCcacctctccctttctcacgACGCAGACAAGAAGGGTGTGCCCACGGGCTTTGTGGTTCCAGTGCGGGACATCAAGGCTAGTGTTGGCGCCGGCTTCCTCTTCCCATTGGTCGGAACG ATGCCCACGATCCCTGGCTTGCCTACCAGGCCGTGCTTCTACGACATAGATCTGGACCCTGAGACGGAGCAGGTGAACGGGCTCTTCTGA
- the si:dkey-248g15.3 gene encoding holotricin-3 has product MSGKKCDKPEECVPEGECEDRGKGCDKGKGKDGDSDGEGKCHGKSGERGGHGHGRGGGPDCGERGGKGGRGGKNN; this is encoded by the exons ATGTCTGGGAAGAAATGCG ACAAGCCAGAGGAG TGTGTGCCCGAAGGAGAGTGTGAGGATCGTGGAAAGGGTTGTGACAAGGGAAAGGGAAAGGATGGCGACTCTGATGGA gAAGGGAAG TGCCATGGAAAGTCGGGTGAACGTGGGGGACACGGACACGGAAGGGGAGGAGGCCCGGACTGTGGAGAGCGTGGTGGAAAGGGTGGTCGTGGGGGAAAGAACAACTAA